A section of the Paenibacillus aurantius genome encodes:
- a CDS encoding carbohydrate ABC transporter permease — protein MAKQYKTPAGVAFDVTNYLFLGLFALVSVLPFLYVIAGSFASDAELTKRAVFLIPETFSLAAYKFIFSTDTIIRSIWVSVYVTVVGTIVNLLFTVTMAYPLARKGLMGRNTLLNLIIFSMLFGGGMIPTYLVVRELHLLDSFWALILPGAISAFNLIIVKNFFQELPPELEEAAKIDGCTELALLWKIVLPLSMPVLATFTLFYAVGHWNNFFSALLYINDPSKWPLQVMLRQIVLLSQAAAGDLNNMDPNFVKPPEQSIKLAVIVVGTIPILLVYPFLQKHFAKGVLIGSVKG, from the coding sequence ATGGCCAAACAATACAAAACCCCGGCGGGCGTCGCGTTCGATGTGACCAACTATCTGTTTCTCGGCTTGTTTGCGCTCGTTTCCGTGCTTCCCTTTCTCTATGTCATCGCAGGCTCCTTTGCCTCCGATGCGGAGCTGACCAAGCGGGCTGTCTTCCTGATTCCGGAGACATTCTCCCTCGCGGCCTATAAATTTATCTTCTCGACCGATACGATCATCCGAAGCATCTGGGTTTCCGTCTATGTAACCGTGGTGGGGACGATCGTCAACCTTCTCTTCACGGTGACGATGGCCTATCCGCTGGCCCGCAAAGGACTGATGGGCCGCAATACGCTGCTTAACCTGATCATCTTCTCGATGCTGTTCGGCGGAGGGATGATTCCCACCTACCTTGTGGTCCGCGAGCTTCATCTGCTCGATTCCTTCTGGGCGTTAATCCTGCCCGGTGCCATCAGCGCGTTCAACCTGATCATCGTCAAAAATTTCTTTCAGGAGCTCCCTCCCGAGCTTGAGGAAGCGGCCAAAATCGATGGCTGCACCGAACTCGCTCTGCTGTGGAAAATCGTTCTGCCGCTGTCCATGCCGGTGCTTGCTACCTTCACTCTGTTCTATGCCGTCGGCCATTGGAACAATTTCTTCTCGGCTCTGCTCTACATCAACGACCCGTCCAAGTGGCCTCTGCAGGTCATGCTGCGCCAGATCGTTCTCCTTTCCCAGGCGGCGGCAGGCGACCTCAACAACATGGACCCGAATTTCGTCAAACCGCCGGAGCAATCCATCAAGCTCGCCGTTATCGTCGTCGGCACGATTCCCATTCTGCTCGTCTATCCGTTCCTTCAGAAACATTTTGCCAAGGGAGTCTTGATCGGCTCGGTCAAGGGGTAA
- a CDS encoding ABC transporter permease: MKQAAASHHREISHKTSVRRPSVLGRLRKDKWMYLLLTPGVLYFIIFKYVPMWGVLLAFQNYQPFLGFWKSEWVGFEHFRVFFENPEFFMLFRNTLLLSLYNLLFFFPAPIILALLLNEVRISIFKRSIQTLIYIPHFISMVIVASLTYVFLTTEGGVINELLNKYIGTKIDFLSSPDWFRPMIIIQTIWKECGWGTIIFLAALAGVDVEQYEAAIMDGANRWKQTWHITLPSIRSTIVILLILRMGHVLDNGFEQIYLLLNPLNREVAEVFDTYVYMVGITQGAFSYSTAVGLFKAVVGVILVFGSNWLAKRFGQSGLY, encoded by the coding sequence ATGAAGCAGGCAGCAGCTTCTCATCATAGGGAAATCTCGCATAAGACTTCGGTCCGCCGGCCAAGTGTGCTGGGGCGACTGCGCAAGGACAAATGGATGTATTTGCTTCTGACACCGGGCGTTCTCTACTTTATCATTTTTAAATACGTGCCCATGTGGGGCGTGCTTCTCGCGTTTCAGAATTACCAGCCGTTTCTCGGCTTCTGGAAAAGCGAGTGGGTCGGCTTCGAGCATTTCCGTGTTTTCTTTGAAAATCCCGAGTTTTTCATGCTGTTCCGCAATACATTGCTGCTTTCCTTGTACAATCTGCTGTTCTTCTTTCCGGCACCGATCATCCTGGCTCTGCTTCTGAACGAAGTCCGGATCTCCATCTTCAAACGCTCTATCCAAACGCTGATTTACATTCCGCATTTTATCTCGATGGTTATCGTGGCGAGCTTGACGTATGTCTTCCTAACGACGGAAGGCGGAGTGATCAACGAGCTGCTGAACAAATACATCGGCACCAAAATCGATTTCCTCTCCAGTCCCGACTGGTTCCGGCCCATGATTATCATTCAGACGATCTGGAAGGAATGCGGATGGGGGACGATCATCTTCCTCGCCGCCCTGGCGGGAGTGGACGTGGAACAGTACGAGGCCGCCATCATGGATGGAGCAAACCGCTGGAAGCAGACGTGGCACATTACACTGCCTTCCATCCGAAGCACGATTGTCATCCTGCTCATTCTGCGCATGGGCCATGTTCTCGACAACGGCTTCGAGCAGATCTACCTGCTGCTGAACCCGTTGAACCGCGAAGTGGCGGAGGTGTTCGATACCTACGTGTACATGGTGGGGATTACCCAAGGGGCGTTCAGCTACAGCACGGCGGTCGGCTTGTTCAAGGCGGTGGTGGGGGTCATCCTCGTGTTCGGCTCCAACTGGCTGGCCAAGCGTTTCGGCCAGTCCGGCTTGTATTAA